One window of Mesorhizobium sp. WSM4904 genomic DNA carries:
- a CDS encoding ABC transporter substrate-binding protein — protein MKLLHAFLALAAGAMFAAVPAHAVDLSIVSGDTGDGIKVLREILDRYEKQSGNKVNIVVMPPSTTDQFGQYKLWLAAGNTDIDVYQTDVIWAPQLASQLVDLTDATKDIVAKHFPSIIQSQTVNGKLVALPIYTDAPALYYRKDLLDKYGAKVPTTWKELADTAKLVMDKERAAGNKDMWGFVFQGNAYEGLTCDALEWVMSNGGGQIIDPDGTVSVNNPKAAAALDMVKGWIGTISPPGVLAYQEEEARGVWQTGNAVFMRNWPYAYALGNGGDSPIKGKFDVAPLPAGEGEGARPVATLGGWNLAVSKYSKNPEAAIDMVKFIASPEMQKYRTLKRSTLPTIQALYDDADIAKEQPIVPRWKEVFLNAAPRPSATVKVKYNEASSQFWTAVHKTLSGEGSAADNLADLEVTLTKLKGSGW, from the coding sequence ATGAAGCTTCTTCACGCATTTCTTGCGCTTGCGGCCGGCGCGATGTTCGCCGCAGTCCCAGCTCATGCGGTCGACCTGTCGATCGTGTCGGGCGACACCGGCGACGGCATCAAGGTGCTGCGCGAGATACTCGACCGCTACGAGAAGCAGAGCGGCAACAAGGTCAACATCGTCGTCATGCCGCCGTCGACGACCGACCAGTTCGGCCAGTACAAGCTGTGGCTAGCCGCCGGAAACACCGACATCGACGTTTACCAGACCGACGTGATCTGGGCGCCGCAGCTCGCCAGCCAGCTCGTCGACCTGACCGATGCGACCAAGGACATCGTGGCCAAGCACTTCCCCTCGATCATCCAGTCGCAGACCGTCAACGGCAAGCTGGTCGCGCTGCCGATCTACACCGACGCGCCGGCGCTCTACTACCGCAAGGATCTGCTCGACAAATACGGCGCCAAGGTGCCGACCACCTGGAAGGAGTTGGCCGACACCGCGAAGCTGGTGATGGACAAGGAACGGGCCGCCGGCAACAAGGACATGTGGGGTTTCGTCTTCCAGGGCAATGCCTATGAGGGGCTGACTTGCGACGCGCTCGAATGGGTGATGTCGAATGGCGGCGGCCAGATCATCGATCCGGACGGCACGGTCTCCGTCAACAATCCAAAGGCGGCGGCCGCGCTCGACATGGTCAAGGGCTGGATCGGCACCATCTCGCCGCCGGGCGTGCTCGCCTACCAGGAAGAGGAAGCGCGCGGCGTCTGGCAGACCGGCAACGCCGTCTTCATGCGCAACTGGCCCTATGCCTATGCGCTCGGCAACGGCGGAGATTCACCCATCAAGGGCAAGTTCGACGTGGCGCCGCTGCCGGCGGGGGAGGGCGAAGGCGCGCGGCCGGTCGCGACGCTGGGCGGCTGGAATCTCGCGGTCTCCAAATATTCGAAGAACCCGGAGGCGGCGATCGACATGGTCAAGTTCATCGCTTCGCCCGAGATGCAGAAATACCGGACTCTGAAGAGATCGACCCTGCCGACCATCCAGGCGCTCTATGACGATGCCGACATCGCCAAGGAACAGCCGATCGTTCCGCGCTGGAAAGAGGTCTTCCTCAACGCGGCGCCGCGGCCCTCGGCGACGGTCAAGGTCAAGTACAACGAGGCGTCGAGCCAGTTCTGGACCGCCGTGCACAAGACCCTGTCCGGCGAGGGCAGCGCCGCCGACAATCTCGCCGATCTCGAAGTGACGCTGACCAAGCTGAAAGGCAGCGGCTGGTGA